One genomic segment of Paenibacillus durus includes these proteins:
- a CDS encoding ATP-dependent helicase — protein sequence MAQEISSSEDLKIYNNNRHLKIYAGPGAGKTHLLVENIKQLVQHSSKLKSSFRKILCITYTNVAVEQIQNRLGSFNTNVVVSTIHSFINEYVIKPNQIQLKRIIKEEFGLLINANKVISSVQEGFSVLSGHKKEDIYDYLGKRYPLIPSSLYTQLSRTKMADVQVDITKLNSRNDIGNSKSDLKYAESMTPEVALAVKSYIWGEAGRLSFDEILYFGYRILTQYKLATHLIRCEFPYILIDEYQDTNPIQNKIVKVLSEKECIVAVIGDVAQSIYSFQGADYKEFHNFTLDSTLPVQDFVIKGNRRSTQNIIDLINYLRQEDEALNEQTCELNFENKHKVTFLMQENKTTFSKPLNEILEKDSVILCRKWSEVLKYISNVTEEQRKLITDIINAYSFQLRRNLENELQAKREAWIESMIAINELEDAFNRKCIPSAFKIFEKYFDIEPSLRSFNKKNEQLLKKVFIFWEKVTGYIDETILLKDLIIKINNLINELDIPTKGLSFRYPVVGDDDYFEGIYRHIDKLQYSTSKKITNEIFSSNSNFMTIHKAKGAEFDNVLINIEPAARLDSKECTPLNILCNPLIFGKSSDESKNSYEEFTRIVYVAASRAKNKLYIHLNGDEQTASVIDQALGEYCKTKGKEKFFDFVYC from the coding sequence ATGGCTCAAGAAATAAGTTCATCAGAAGATCTAAAAATCTATAATAATAACAGACACTTAAAAATATATGCCGGACCAGGGGCTGGGAAAACTCATTTACTGGTTGAAAATATTAAACAGTTAGTTCAGCACAGCAGCAAATTAAAAAGTAGCTTCAGGAAAATTCTTTGTATTACATATACAAATGTTGCCGTCGAACAAATACAAAACAGATTAGGTTCATTTAACACAAATGTAGTTGTCTCTACTATACATTCATTTATTAATGAATACGTTATAAAGCCTAATCAAATACAACTCAAGAGAATTATTAAAGAAGAATTTGGCTTATTGATTAATGCTAATAAAGTAATCTCTTCGGTACAGGAAGGATTTTCTGTGTTGAGTGGTCATAAAAAAGAGGACATTTATGATTATCTAGGAAAAAGATATCCACTAATACCGTCCAGTTTATACACTCAATTATCCCGAACCAAGATGGCAGATGTTCAGGTTGATATTACTAAATTAAATTCTAGAAATGATATTGGAAATTCGAAAAGTGATTTAAAATATGCTGAAAGTATGACCCCAGAAGTAGCTTTAGCTGTGAAAAGCTATATTTGGGGTGAAGCAGGAAGACTGTCGTTTGACGAAATACTATATTTCGGTTATAGAATCCTAACTCAATACAAACTTGCTACACATCTTATTAGATGTGAGTTTCCTTATATTTTGATTGATGAATATCAGGATACGAATCCTATTCAAAATAAGATTGTTAAAGTTCTTTCAGAGAAAGAGTGCATTGTGGCTGTTATAGGAGATGTGGCACAATCAATATACTCTTTTCAAGGAGCTGATTATAAAGAATTTCATAATTTTACTTTAGATTCAACTCTGCCTGTCCAGGATTTTGTGATTAAAGGAAACAGAAGAAGTACACAAAATATTATTGATTTAATTAACTATTTGCGTCAGGAAGATGAAGCATTAAATGAACAGACTTGTGAATTGAATTTTGAAAATAAGCATAAAGTTACGTTTTTGATGCAAGAGAACAAAACTACTTTTTCCAAGCCTTTAAACGAAATTCTTGAAAAGGACTCAGTAATTTTATGCAGAAAATGGTCTGAGGTATTAAAATATATCAGTAATGTTACAGAGGAACAAAGGAAATTAATCACCGACATTATAAATGCTTACTCCTTTCAACTTCGAAGAAATTTAGAAAATGAGCTCCAGGCTAAGAGAGAAGCATGGATAGAGTCGATGATTGCAATTAATGAGCTTGAAGATGCTTTTAATAGAAAATGTATCCCAAGTGCATTCAAAATTTTCGAAAAATACTTCGACATAGAGCCTTCGCTTCGCAGCTTTAACAAAAAGAATGAGCAGTTACTGAAGAAGGTGTTTATTTTTTGGGAGAAGGTAACTGGTTATATTGATGAAACAATATTGTTAAAAGATTTGATAATTAAGATAAATAACTTAATTAATGAATTAGACATTCCTACAAAAGGTCTTTCTTTTAGATATCCTGTAGTAGGGGATGACGATTACTTTGAGGGTATTTATAGACATATTGATAAATTACAATACTCAACATCCAAAAAGATTACAAACGAAATTTTTTCTTCAAATAGTAACTTCATGACAATACACAAAGCTAAAGGAGCAGAGTTTGATAACGTACTCATTAATATTGAACCTGCTGCTAGGTTAGATTCTAAAGAATGTACACCCTTGAACATTCTATGCAACCCTTTGATATTTGGAAAATCTTCCGATGAATCTAAAAATTCATATGAAGAGTTTACTAGAATTGTTTATGTTGCTGCGAGCAGAGCTAAAAATAAATTATATATTCATTTGAACGGTGACGAACAAACTGCTAGTGTTATTGATCAAGCTCTCGGGGAATACTGTAAAACGAAAGGGAAAGAAAAGTTCTTCGATTTTGTGTATTGTTAA
- a CDS encoding ATP-dependent nuclease has protein sequence MKKLHIKRFRNFDDTEIAFQDGINIIIGPNNSGKSNLLKVINLLDNISENEGSVHDFNKNDLHKDLQKYKTEPPSVEIYYYIQHSLDLNGFDDGILRFKNFIVYNEDGNVLTDDGNYLISAIVLLKYELDPKFLNDYREEMKNKDNLKDFLLSLEKLISKFSWNYYNTTSHQSIKKNEVQSIFNIDYIPADRNTDGLLPHTQKYVKKRLDKYEGKIDLRSNITQLLGVNFAEITDEMKTLIEIDQGRVGIKNGNNSLTPSFVYDSSFERYFQYIFQDTTLGYEMPMKNNGLGYNNLVQIYNIIAFKINNDYNLLLIEEPEAHLHPAMQYKLFRYLSDLKQADEISKQQESGEKQDSTNIDNGRVIKNQIFVTTHSPNITAAANIDDMISLKYYRNFKVNEHKVVSDNLKNKYAKEKYVNSKAHLAKFLDVTRSDMLFAYKVILVEGLAEKMLMSAFASKCGIDYEIEANHISVVEVGGINFKHFLPLFLETNIRVLCFRDCDFKYFNDEDKFNELSMYQKHLISMKPVAEEFLNSENILVKTQKHLGSTFENELFLDNFTNFDVVKTLLKYVTPESLHPFIQALEMSIEEWNENLDQISNAKTRKKISSFIEPYINHYNSTDDEETKVNIEKLFFANLFLSYAENKKGDLALNILSKNTLEDSDADPHYIIDDLIVPEYIREGLEWLKK, from the coding sequence TTGAAAAAGTTGCACATTAAACGATTTCGAAATTTCGATGATACGGAGATAGCATTTCAAGATGGGATAAATATAATTATCGGTCCCAATAATTCAGGTAAATCAAATTTGTTGAAGGTTATTAATTTGCTTGATAATATATCTGAAAATGAAGGGTCTGTCCATGACTTCAATAAAAATGACCTTCATAAAGATTTACAAAAGTATAAAACAGAGCCTCCTTCTGTGGAGATTTACTATTACATTCAACATTCGCTTGATTTAAATGGATTTGATGATGGAATTCTGCGATTTAAAAATTTTATTGTCTATAATGAGGATGGAAATGTGTTAACTGATGATGGAAATTATTTAATCAGTGCGATAGTTTTGCTTAAATACGAGCTTGATCCAAAGTTTCTAAATGACTATAGAGAAGAAATGAAAAACAAGGATAACCTAAAAGATTTTCTTCTCTCACTAGAGAAACTTATCTCGAAATTCTCCTGGAACTACTATAATACAACTTCTCATCAAAGCATTAAGAAAAATGAGGTTCAAAGCATATTTAATATCGACTACATACCTGCTGATAGAAATACTGACGGGCTACTTCCTCATACCCAAAAATATGTTAAGAAGCGCTTAGATAAATATGAGGGAAAGATCGATTTAAGATCTAATATAACTCAATTATTGGGAGTAAACTTTGCGGAGATTACTGATGAAATGAAAACATTAATAGAAATTGATCAAGGCAGAGTGGGAATTAAAAATGGGAATAACTCTTTGACTCCAAGCTTCGTATATGACTCATCATTTGAACGATACTTTCAATACATTTTTCAAGATACCACGTTAGGATATGAAATGCCGATGAAAAATAATGGACTTGGTTATAACAACCTTGTTCAAATTTATAATATTATTGCCTTCAAAATTAATAACGATTACAATTTGTTGTTAATAGAGGAGCCGGAAGCACATTTACATCCAGCTATGCAGTATAAACTCTTCAGGTATTTAAGTGATTTAAAGCAGGCCGATGAAATATCAAAGCAACAAGAGAGTGGTGAAAAGCAAGATAGCACAAATATTGATAATGGAAGAGTCATTAAAAATCAAATTTTTGTAACTACTCATTCACCTAATATAACTGCGGCTGCCAATATTGACGACATGATATCATTGAAATATTATCGTAATTTTAAAGTCAATGAACACAAGGTTGTTTCAGATAATTTAAAAAATAAATATGCTAAAGAGAAATACGTTAATAGTAAAGCGCATCTAGCAAAATTTTTAGATGTTACAAGATCTGACATGCTGTTTGCGTACAAGGTAATCTTGGTGGAAGGACTGGCAGAGAAAATGCTGATGTCCGCATTTGCAAGCAAATGTGGAATTGATTATGAAATTGAGGCAAATCACATCTCAGTAGTAGAAGTTGGTGGCATTAATTTCAAACACTTTCTCCCATTGTTCTTGGAAACAAATATTCGAGTGTTATGTTTTAGAGATTGTGATTTTAAGTATTTTAATGATGAAGATAAATTTAATGAATTATCGATGTATCAGAAACATTTAATTTCAATGAAACCGGTGGCAGAAGAGTTCTTGAACAGTGAGAATATATTAGTTAAAACTCAGAAGCATCTGGGTTCAACATTTGAAAACGAATTATTTTTGGATAATTTTACAAACTTTGATGTTGTAAAAACCTTGCTTAAGTATGTTACTCCAGAAAGTCTACATCCATTTATCCAAGCACTTGAAATGTCGATAGAAGAGTGGAATGAGAATCTGGATCAAATCTCTAATGCAAAGACTAGGAAGAAAATTAGTAGTTTTATTGAGCCATACATTAATCACTATAATAGTACAGATGATGAAGAGACAAAAGTAAATATAGAAAAGCTCTTTTTTGCTAATCTATTTCTAAGTTATGCGGAAAATAAAAAGGGCGATCTTGCATTAAATATTCTTTCTAAGAATACCTTGGAGGACTCAGATGCAGATCCACACTATATCATTGACGATTTAATCGTTCCTGAGTATATAAGGGAGGGATTAGAATGGCTCAAGAAATAA
- the gapS4b gene encoding GapS4b family protein, translating into MDNSSKLNVDTILPFGDNLRPLVASTQILSDNDLKSFLSSKGIYTSHSDRDETVPLITMSLLSPLEFENLLEKQKEKESHAKRRNRYLEWTSDKTLFEVLKGINISLNDFIPQYSSNFDLIGQSALTPVNGDLNHLVLNYEIERTDHSKDMYLQHSSHNGSIELKLSDDKKTLNIAMEHTADETHDLNEKCTNFIRDFLYTRNSVANNKTQKIVFADFDNATRVKFFLNLLNTPLDKSGTFEFLKLTNIEISVDAEASLPDNIKWMERKIENMKFKGRAIHETELLQDPQYHSSLILSAVRASYNFESLYSKGDCIFEFGFPGRGTIPPSDSEFVYKLINFNFKSKTKARNKVQGFLYGKFDEFKTIAYNVTKGNKEYINKS; encoded by the coding sequence ATGGATAATTCTTCTAAACTTAATGTTGATACTATCCTTCCTTTTGGAGACAATTTGCGACCATTGGTAGCTTCGACACAAATATTGTCTGATAATGATTTAAAGAGTTTTCTTTCATCAAAAGGGATTTACACTAGCCATAGCGATAGAGATGAAACTGTCCCGCTGATAACCATGTCACTGTTAAGTCCTCTTGAGTTTGAAAATCTTTTGGAAAAGCAGAAAGAAAAAGAATCCCATGCAAAGAGAAGAAATCGGTATTTAGAGTGGACTTCAGATAAAACATTATTTGAAGTACTAAAAGGTATCAATATTTCGCTGAATGATTTTATACCACAATATTCAAGCAACTTTGATCTAATTGGACAAAGTGCTTTGACACCTGTAAATGGCGATCTTAATCATCTAGTATTGAATTACGAAATTGAACGAACTGATCATTCTAAAGACATGTACTTACAACATAGTTCACATAATGGATCTATTGAATTAAAGCTTTCTGATGATAAGAAGACACTTAATATTGCTATGGAGCATACGGCTGATGAGACACATGATTTAAATGAAAAATGTACAAATTTCATTAGAGACTTTCTTTATACTAGGAATTCTGTGGCTAACAATAAGACACAGAAAATAGTATTTGCTGACTTTGATAATGCAACTAGAGTAAAGTTTTTCCTTAATCTTTTAAATACTCCTCTCGATAAATCTGGTACATTTGAATTCCTCAAACTCACAAATATAGAGATTTCAGTGGATGCTGAAGCCTCCCTTCCTGACAATATAAAGTGGATGGAACGTAAGATCGAAAATATGAAATTTAAAGGAAGGGCTATTCATGAAACGGAATTGCTGCAAGACCCTCAGTACCATAGTTCATTAATCTTATCAGCAGTTAGGGCTAGCTACAATTTCGAAAGCTTGTACTCAAAAGGAGATTGTATCTTTGAATTTGGTTTTCCAGGAAGAGGAACGATTCCTCCATCGGATTCAGAGTTCGTATACAAATTAATAAATTTCAATTTTAAGTCAAAGACTAAAGCGAGAAATAAAGTTCAAGGCTTTCTTTATGGGAAGTTTGATGAATTCAAAACAATTGCATATAACGTTACTAAAGGAAATAAGGAATATATTAACAAATCTTAG
- the gapS4a gene encoding GapS4a family protein, with product MSGEDSKSSGEFGEKIVLNLLKLIGWGNADRNPSIVCLNEEHERKSEKHGLDYVFSFESPLFNHRQEDVLISSKHNKENYPEYPTSIFKKYLYELAEAMDCFPGDPKYSESRISRTIKERKTSGVIFWISSKEDSERDLLNEIKTFRNTDKKVEYGPIYLVDNIRANFLFRAISYAKNLYGEYNFFYPPTGYNNTDPYVKSDYGNKLPVQWINTNILPIRVEINKSGPALLLFVNEQFSENSLRRIMGFTQRLTHSWVKVIILYYDYLELEHRNAVQTTKRLFEEKFIDTVDVRSFRDTISILGEE from the coding sequence ATGTCAGGAGAAGACTCAAAAAGTTCAGGAGAATTTGGTGAAAAAATTGTTCTAAATTTGCTTAAATTAATTGGGTGGGGAAATGCTGACCGTAACCCTTCTATTGTTTGTTTGAATGAAGAACATGAAAGAAAAAGTGAGAAGCATGGGCTTGATTATGTTTTCTCATTCGAAAGCCCGTTATTTAATCACCGTCAAGAGGATGTTCTTATATCGAGTAAACATAACAAAGAGAATTACCCTGAGTATCCGACATCAATTTTTAAAAAGTATTTATACGAACTGGCTGAAGCTATGGATTGTTTTCCTGGTGACCCGAAGTATTCTGAGTCAAGGATAAGCAGGACTATTAAAGAACGGAAAACAAGTGGAGTGATTTTTTGGATTTCCAGTAAAGAAGATTCAGAAAGAGATCTTCTAAATGAAATAAAAACATTCAGAAATACTGACAAGAAGGTAGAGTATGGGCCGATTTATTTAGTGGATAACATCAGGGCTAATTTTCTATTTAGAGCAATATCCTATGCTAAAAACCTGTACGGCGAGTACAATTTTTTCTACCCCCCAACGGGATACAATAATACTGATCCATACGTCAAAAGTGATTATGGAAATAAATTACCAGTTCAATGGATTAATACAAATATCCTCCCTATTCGTGTTGAAATAAATAAATCTGGACCAGCGCTTTTGCTATTTGTTAACGAGCAATTTAGCGAGAATTCATTAAGAAGAATTATGGGATTTACTCAAAGGCTAACTCACAGTTGGGTTAAGGTCATAATACTATACTACGATTATTTAGAGCTTGAGCATAGAAATGCAGTCCAGACAACTAAACGATTGTTTGAAGAAAAATTTATTGATACTGTCGATGTTCGATCATTTAGAGACACCATTTCAATTTTAGGGGAGGAATAA
- a CDS encoding nucleoid-associated protein, producing the protein MIDFEELDLEQLVVHKIGNKMRDEGIEVSEQSHDLIEPGMKEVLLKFFLRPFREDNYYQFTHEGELDLNEVYFYTKKVFSDNREFYNESIRILKHLYEKSNHPNIKSGEFYMAYFRDHSLSGKKRDVIGVFKTENRDTYLKVNRSDANFIIQQEKGINIDKLDKGCLIINDEIQDGFKVLIVDASAKSQNKEAHYWKNSFLNLKEIVDEQYTTNAFLKICNSFSASLKANQPQDAEINETIRFNHSTLEYFEQNDSCSVNDFLDRVFDNEEMKDNFVDYKARYEEKNHILPIENFNIEPATVVKLKKKFMNTIKLDTGFELKVTDNRYLEKGYDSEKGMSFYKIFFHEES; encoded by the coding sequence GTGATTGATTTTGAAGAACTAGATTTAGAACAATTAGTTGTCCATAAAATTGGAAATAAAATGAGGGACGAAGGAATCGAAGTATCTGAACAGTCTCATGATTTAATCGAGCCTGGAATGAAAGAAGTTTTGCTTAAATTCTTTTTGAGACCATTTAGAGAAGATAATTATTACCAATTCACGCATGAAGGCGAATTAGATCTAAATGAGGTTTACTTCTATACTAAAAAAGTATTCTCCGATAATCGAGAGTTCTACAATGAATCGATTCGTATTCTGAAACATTTATATGAAAAATCCAATCATCCAAATATTAAATCTGGCGAGTTTTATATGGCTTATTTTAGAGATCACTCGTTGAGTGGAAAGAAGAGGGATGTGATTGGGGTTTTCAAAACCGAGAATAGAGATACTTATCTTAAAGTAAATCGTTCTGATGCCAACTTTATTATCCAGCAAGAAAAGGGAATTAATATTGATAAACTGGATAAAGGCTGTTTAATAATTAATGACGAGATTCAAGATGGTTTTAAGGTTCTAATCGTAGATGCATCCGCAAAATCTCAAAACAAAGAAGCTCATTATTGGAAAAATAGCTTTCTTAATCTAAAGGAAATTGTAGATGAACAATATACAACGAATGCTTTCCTTAAGATTTGTAATTCGTTTTCAGCAAGTTTAAAAGCTAATCAGCCACAAGATGCTGAAATTAACGAAACAATAAGATTCAATCACTCAACACTTGAGTATTTCGAACAAAATGATAGTTGCTCGGTGAATGATTTTCTTGATCGAGTTTTTGATAACGAGGAAATGAAAGATAATTTCGTGGATTACAAAGCAAGGTATGAAGAAAAAAATCACATCTTACCAATAGAGAATTTTAATATAGAACCAGCGACTGTGGTTAAATTAAAGAAAAAATTTATGAATACGATAAAATTGGATACTGGTTTTGAACTGAAAGTTACCGACAATAGGTATCTTGAAAAAGGCTACGATAGCGAAAAAGGGATGTCATTCTATAAGATTTTCTTTCACGAGGAAAGCTAG
- the mobP3 gene encoding MobP3 family relaxase, whose protein sequence is MSALIYKQRFFHPNRPKTAVSNYVHIGYIATRPGAVRHENLSHGLFGKLQPGELQAFDSWQEVARIARQISQQGKNMYRSVISFRKETALELGLTDFAAWQQYIEQHISTLAAHNQMKTENLCWAAVFHNEKDHPHLHVVFWDRKQQIMKNFTHPEIPNRIRKQLIKDTFAYKIKQFCAQRDQLKSGITEVTENIVEEFGAYLKRLDPKAFRAFQHRFEQEDEDSLLRFPKHHLMEPTSVKRLSEKLFELRRHMPKTGRLAYKLLPPETENLLDAMVQDLLQENRYLAQLVGDYVQAKLNLAMLYDSGPEHLDKHRAKYQAEAEKRIANRILSTIRSIIKLEQEASLDIRQTNRQYALAEQLLLALLNLMEGLFMHTQLDYDDKSKAMGGELSKQAKKEWLLRHKDQGLER, encoded by the coding sequence ATGTCGGCCCTGATCTATAAGCAGCGCTTCTTCCATCCCAACCGCCCTAAAACGGCCGTCAGCAATTATGTGCATATCGGGTATATCGCTACCCGCCCCGGTGCGGTTCGGCATGAGAACCTATCCCATGGCCTATTTGGTAAGCTACAGCCCGGCGAATTACAGGCTTTCGATTCCTGGCAAGAAGTCGCCCGCATAGCCCGTCAAATCTCGCAGCAAGGCAAAAATATGTACCGCAGCGTCATCTCCTTTCGCAAAGAGACTGCGCTGGAATTGGGATTGACGGACTTTGCCGCCTGGCAGCAATATATCGAGCAGCATATCTCCACCCTTGCCGCCCATAATCAAATGAAGACGGAAAACCTATGCTGGGCCGCCGTTTTTCACAACGAAAAAGATCATCCCCACCTTCATGTGGTGTTTTGGGACCGAAAGCAGCAAATCATGAAAAACTTCACACATCCCGAGATTCCCAACCGCATCCGCAAGCAACTCATCAAAGATACCTTTGCCTACAAAATTAAACAGTTTTGCGCCCAGCGGGATCAACTGAAATCCGGCATCACCGAAGTGACCGAAAACATTGTGGAAGAATTTGGAGCCTACCTGAAACGGCTGGACCCGAAAGCGTTCCGGGCGTTCCAGCATCGTTTTGAGCAAGAGGACGAGGACTCCCTTCTCCGCTTCCCGAAGCATCACTTGATGGAACCGACATCCGTCAAGAGACTATCCGAAAAGCTGTTTGAGCTGCGCCGTCACATGCCGAAGACCGGTAGACTGGCCTACAAGTTGCTGCCGCCGGAGACGGAAAATCTGCTAGATGCAATGGTGCAGGACTTGCTTCAAGAAAACCGCTATCTCGCGCAGTTGGTGGGAGATTATGTGCAGGCTAAACTGAATCTAGCAATGCTTTACGATTCCGGTCCGGAACATCTGGACAAGCACCGCGCCAAGTATCAGGCGGAAGCGGAAAAACGGATCGCAAACCGTATCCTTTCCACAATCCGTTCCATCATCAAGCTGGAGCAAGAAGCCTCTTTGGACATCCGGCAAACCAACCGACAGTACGCGTTAGCGGAACAATTACTGCTTGCCCTGTTGAACCTAATGGAAGGCTTGTTTATGCATACCCAATTGGATTACGACGACAAATCCAAGGCGATGGGAGGCGAATTATCCAAACAAGCGAAGAAAGAATGGCTGCTCCGGCACAAGGATCAAGGCTTGGAAAGATAA
- a CDS encoding TRAG family protein → MKTKQKLLLCALLFVFGASFNLFFTTALHGVLSGATKALAFPSLEQSLSSLFAHKAHFMLFLCLQGMVLLLTVLFFVANSQPYQSKLKQVAPGIETPVPVGQHQHGSARWLREEEMPRVFDSQVLDLSHPFFQRLIQTGYDDLDFLQSTKKEEWSDEAAAPDKYSENHESSGPARSS, encoded by the coding sequence GTGAAAACGAAGCAAAAGCTTCTGCTTTGCGCCTTGCTTTTCGTCTTCGGAGCGAGCTTCAATCTGTTTTTCACCACCGCCCTACATGGCGTATTGTCCGGCGCAACGAAGGCGCTGGCCTTTCCCTCCCTGGAACAAAGCCTGTCCAGTCTGTTTGCCCACAAGGCTCATTTCATGCTGTTTCTTTGCTTGCAAGGCATGGTACTGCTGCTGACCGTGCTCTTTTTTGTTGCCAACAGCCAACCGTATCAAAGCAAGCTGAAGCAGGTTGCGCCGGGGATTGAAACCCCGGTTCCCGTTGGGCAGCATCAGCATGGTTCCGCCCGCTGGCTGCGGGAGGAAGAGATGCCCCGCGTCTTTGATAGCCAGGTGTTGGACCTTTCCCATCCATTTTTTCAGCGGCTGATTCAGACCGGCTATGACGACCTGGACTTTCTCCAATCTACCAAGAAGGAGGAATGGTCCGATGAAGCTGCCGCACCCGACAAATATTCCGAAAATCACGAATCCAGCGGACCCGCCCGCTCATCCTGA
- a CDS encoding VirD4-like conjugal transfer protein, CD1115 family: MKLPHPTNIPKITNPADPPAHPDSPPLPSGGIVLGLRQERNKEWLYYIGDDVHSLCIGATRSGKSRTVVLQSIGLLALAGESLVVSDPKGELHDYSSVLLKKLGYEVWTLDFRHPEKSHHYNLLQPVIDATLAGNQEQAEMLAWDMTNVLVGKAQGEKIWTNGEMSVIAASILSVVWDNAKRPEYQNMTNVYWFLAEMNRQIGNKTPMQEYIKRLPQNHPARALLSIADIAPSRTKGSFYTSALTTLRLFTSKSIYAITHKSDFSLASLGDKKQALFIILPDEKTTFYPVASLMVSQLYELLTAEADKRGGRLKRRVNFLLDEFGNFTPIADFTNKLTVGGGRGMRFNLFLQSFEQLKEKYDDHAASTIKSNCQTWIYLQADDLETLREISEKLGTYTTSSYQLSASHGKYSTPSTSHSLNLLERKLLTVDEVRRVSRPYQIVISRSHPAMMYAPDLGAWAFNAMMGLGDKEHNRKVREERERKRPILMDTTQEVKLWNIWIYYQKDIARQLAEQRQQAAGTPGGFMPPISDE, translated from the coding sequence ATGAAGCTGCCGCACCCGACAAATATTCCGAAAATCACGAATCCAGCGGACCCGCCCGCTCATCCTGACTCCCCGCCGCTCCCTTCAGGCGGGATCGTACTGGGACTGCGTCAGGAACGGAATAAAGAATGGCTCTATTACATTGGCGACGATGTTCATTCCCTTTGCATCGGGGCTACCCGTAGCGGCAAATCCCGGACGGTGGTGCTGCAATCCATTGGACTCTTGGCGTTGGCAGGAGAATCGCTGGTTGTCTCCGACCCCAAAGGTGAACTGCACGATTACAGCAGCGTCCTGTTAAAAAAGCTGGGCTATGAGGTTTGGACGCTCGATTTCCGTCATCCGGAAAAGAGCCACCATTATAACCTGCTCCAGCCGGTCATTGACGCGACCCTGGCAGGCAATCAGGAGCAAGCGGAGATGCTGGCCTGGGATATGACCAACGTTCTCGTCGGCAAAGCCCAGGGAGAAAAAATCTGGACCAACGGCGAAATGTCTGTGATTGCAGCCTCCATCCTCAGCGTCGTATGGGATAACGCCAAACGCCCGGAGTATCAGAACATGACCAACGTGTACTGGTTTCTCGCGGAAATGAACCGGCAGATAGGCAACAAAACGCCGATGCAGGAATACATCAAGCGATTGCCGCAAAACCATCCCGCCCGAGCCTTGCTCAGTATTGCCGACATTGCCCCCTCCCGCACCAAGGGCAGCTTTTACACCTCGGCTTTGACTACCTTACGGCTCTTTACTTCCAAATCCATTTACGCCATCACCCATAAAAGCGACTTTTCTTTAGCCAGCCTTGGCGACAAGAAACAGGCGCTTTTTATCATCCTGCCAGATGAAAAGACCACCTTTTACCCGGTCGCCTCCCTGATGGTCTCCCAGCTTTACGAACTGTTAACCGCCGAGGCCGACAAACGCGGCGGAAGATTGAAGCGGCGCGTCAACTTCCTCTTGGACGAGTTCGGCAATTTCACGCCCATCGCTGACTTCACCAATAAGCTGACCGTAGGCGGCGGACGCGGAATGCGGTTTAACCTGTTTTTGCAAAGCTTCGAGCAACTCAAGGAAAAATACGACGATCACGCTGCCAGCACCATCAAGTCCAACTGCCAAACCTGGATATACCTTCAGGCCGACGACTTGGAAACCTTGCGGGAAATCAGCGAGAAGCTGGGGACGTACACCACCTCCAGCTACCAGCTATCCGCGTCTCACGGCAAATATTCCACGCCAAGCACTTCGCACTCCCTCAATTTATTGGAGCGCAAACTGCTGACGGTGGACGAGGTGCGCCGCGTCTCACGGCCTTATCAGATTGTGATTTCCCGCAGCCACCCGGCCATGATGTATGCTCCTGACCTTGGCGCGTGGGCCTTCAACGCCATGATGGGTCTAGGAGACAAAGAACATAACCGCAAGGTGCGGGAAGAACGGGAGCGAAAGCGGCCGATTTTAATGGATACGACTCAGGAGGTGAAACTGTGGAATATCTGGATTTATTACCAAAAGGACATTGCCCGGCAGTTGGCCGAGCAGCGGCAACAGGCGGCGGGAACGCCCGGCGGGTTTATGCCTCCGATTTCCGACGAATGA
- a CDS encoding Mbov_0395 family pilin-like conjugal transfer protein, translated as MVTIACAFCWSLLSSPSVYAAGIKDSKLASGTEKLIGDVTTWLMILAPVMSGLLIIYFCIRRSAADEMDTKKWNNRIIVAIVSCIGAVLGSATLNIIIGYYK; from the coding sequence GTGGTAACAATCGCTTGCGCGTTTTGCTGGAGCCTGCTGTCCTCTCCCTCCGTCTATGCCGCAGGCATTAAAGACAGTAAATTGGCATCAGGAACCGAAAAGCTGATTGGAGATGTGACCACCTGGCTGATGATTTTGGCTCCTGTTATGTCCGGCCTGCTCATCATCTACTTTTGCATTCGCCGGTCCGCTGCCGACGAGATGGACACCAAAAAATGGAACAACCGAATTATAGTCGCGATTGTCTCCTGCATCGGCGCGGTACTCGGTTCGGCTACGCTGAATATCATCATCGGTTACTACAAGTAA